The Streptomyces avermitilis MA-4680 = NBRC 14893 genome contains a region encoding:
- a CDS encoding GntR family transcriptional regulator, whose amino-acid sequence MARSTTSDHDPLYWRIAHDLLGELRDGTIPPGERLPGERHLATHFGVSRETVRQALQMLRRDGLVATDRRGSHATLPGATAEPGADAAHMPSLTFPVGAQTTEPCRATVTWEEPPAEHALALGLAPRRPTLVHRYESVAADGSGLRTALTSFSVVAVTEVAELARYRDRADGSAAAQLWRAYDWMRKAGLTLHHRDSITQFPPSVRVTRRVHDQHHRPLEITDLVADARLDALVYEFTLPAAG is encoded by the coding sequence ATGGCCCGCTCCACCACATCCGACCACGACCCGCTCTACTGGAGGATCGCCCACGATCTACTCGGCGAACTGCGCGACGGAACCATTCCGCCGGGGGAACGACTGCCCGGCGAGCGGCACTTGGCCACGCACTTCGGGGTCAGCCGCGAGACCGTGCGACAGGCCCTGCAGATGCTGCGCCGCGACGGGCTGGTCGCCACGGACCGCCGGGGCAGCCACGCGACGCTGCCCGGCGCCACGGCCGAACCCGGCGCCGACGCCGCCCACATGCCGTCGCTCACCTTCCCCGTGGGCGCGCAGACCACGGAGCCCTGCCGGGCGACCGTCACCTGGGAAGAACCCCCCGCGGAGCACGCCCTGGCCCTGGGGCTCGCTCCGCGGCGGCCGACGCTCGTACATCGCTACGAGTCGGTCGCGGCCGACGGCAGCGGGCTGCGTACGGCCCTGACGTCGTTCTCCGTCGTCGCGGTCACGGAGGTCGCGGAGCTGGCCCGCTACCGCGACCGCGCGGACGGCTCGGCGGCGGCCCAGCTGTGGCGCGCGTACGACTGGATGCGCAAGGCGGGGCTGACGCTGCACCACCGTGACTCGATCACCCAGTTCCCCCCGTCGGTACGGGTCACCCGGCGCGTGCACGACCAGCATCACCGTCCACTGGAGATCACGGACCTTGTCGCGGATGCCCGACTGGACGCCCTGGTCTACGAGTTCACCCTGCCGGCGGCCGGCTGA
- a CDS encoding EstA family serine hydrolase, which produces MSQQVPQVQGRCDERFTAVREAFEGNFRERGELGAAVAVTLGGETVVDLWGGWADAARTRPWERETLVNVWSTSKGPTSLCAHILADRGLLDFDAPVAAYWPEFAAAGKESVLVRHLLSHRAGLAGLREPHSVEQLYDWELTAQRLAAQEPWWEPGTRSGYHAMTFGFLVGEVVRRVSGLLPGAFLEREVTGPLAIDFTIGLPEKEADRAAELVHPRAAATSEQAAIFSQLAPVALAALLNPVVGATEGNTEQWRAAEIPAANGHGTARAVAALYGIFAGRGSWDGRPILSPEAAERVREGQGSCRDLVLGAGFESETEIGLGLWLSGSNGSYGPNPKAFGHDGFGGSCGLADPEAGVSLGYVMNRMGPHIADDPRKMALVDALYRAL; this is translated from the coding sequence ATGTCCCAGCAGGTGCCACAGGTTCAAGGCCGGTGCGACGAGCGCTTCACGGCGGTGCGCGAGGCGTTCGAGGGGAACTTCCGCGAGCGGGGTGAGCTGGGGGCGGCGGTGGCCGTCACGCTCGGCGGCGAGACCGTGGTGGATCTGTGGGGCGGCTGGGCCGACGCGGCGCGCACCCGCCCCTGGGAGCGGGAGACGCTGGTCAACGTGTGGTCGACGTCGAAGGGCCCGACGTCCCTCTGCGCGCACATCCTGGCCGACCGCGGGCTGCTCGACTTCGACGCCCCGGTGGCCGCGTACTGGCCGGAGTTCGCGGCGGCGGGCAAGGAGTCCGTCCTCGTACGGCATCTGCTGTCGCACCGCGCGGGCCTCGCGGGACTGCGCGAGCCGCATTCCGTCGAGCAGCTGTACGACTGGGAGCTGACCGCGCAGCGGCTTGCGGCGCAGGAGCCCTGGTGGGAGCCGGGAACGCGGTCCGGTTATCACGCGATGACGTTCGGCTTCCTCGTCGGCGAGGTGGTGCGACGGGTGTCGGGGCTGCTGCCGGGTGCCTTCCTGGAGCGGGAGGTGACCGGGCCGCTCGCCATCGACTTCACGATCGGGCTGCCGGAGAAGGAGGCGGACCGGGCCGCGGAGCTGGTGCATCCGCGGGCCGCGGCGACCAGTGAACAGGCGGCGATCTTCTCCCAGTTGGCGCCGGTGGCCCTGGCCGCGCTGCTCAACCCCGTGGTCGGCGCCACCGAGGGCAACACCGAGCAGTGGCGGGCCGCGGAGATCCCGGCGGCGAACGGCCACGGCACGGCGCGCGCGGTCGCCGCGCTGTACGGGATCTTCGCCGGGCGGGGCTCGTGGGACGGACGGCCGATACTCTCCCCCGAGGCCGCCGAGCGGGTGCGCGAGGGCCAGGGCAGCTGCCGTGACCTGGTGCTGGGTGCCGGGTTCGAGAGTGAGACGGAGATCGGCCTCGGCCTCTGGCTCAGCGGGTCCAACGGATCGTACGGTCCCAACCCGAAGGCTTTCGGTCACGACGGCTTCGGCGGCTCCTGCGGTCTCGCCGACCCGGAGGCGGGTGTCTCGCTGGGGTACGTGATGAACCGCATGGGCCCGCACATCGCCGACGACCCAAGGAAGATGGCGCTTGTCGACGCCCTGTACCGCGCGCTCTGA
- a CDS encoding acetylxylan esterase, with amino-acid sequence MALFDLPLDQLRGYRSASAEPEDFDAFWAKTLQEARQYDLGPRFEPVETHLETVEVYDVTFAGFDGHPVKGWLTLPARANAPLPTVVEFIGYGGGRGLPHTHLLWASAGFAHFVMDTRGQGSAWGGGDTPDPVGSGPAFPGFMTRGVEDPESYYYRRLFTDGVRAVEAARAHPLTDSARVAAVGTSQGGGITIAVGGLVPDLAAVAPDVPFLCDFPRATTLTDRDPYREIGRYLKTNRGRTEQVQRTLSYFDGVHFAARGSAPALFSAALEDQTCPPSTVFAAFNAWAHADKAIEVYDFNDHEGGGPYQEAAQLRWLPDRLR; translated from the coding sequence ATGGCCCTGTTCGACCTGCCTCTCGACCAGCTCCGCGGTTATCGCAGCGCGTCGGCCGAGCCCGAGGACTTCGACGCCTTCTGGGCCAAGACGCTCCAGGAGGCCCGCCAGTACGACCTCGGTCCCCGTTTCGAGCCGGTCGAGACGCACCTCGAGACGGTCGAGGTGTACGACGTCACGTTCGCCGGGTTCGACGGTCACCCGGTGAAGGGCTGGCTGACGCTGCCCGCCCGGGCGAACGCGCCGCTGCCGACGGTCGTGGAGTTCATCGGGTACGGCGGCGGACGCGGCCTTCCGCACACGCATCTGCTGTGGGCCTCGGCCGGCTTCGCGCACTTCGTGATGGACACACGGGGCCAGGGCAGCGCGTGGGGCGGCGGTGACACTCCCGACCCGGTGGGCAGCGGGCCCGCTTTCCCCGGATTCATGACCCGGGGGGTGGAGGACCCCGAAAGCTACTACTACCGGCGGCTGTTCACCGACGGCGTCCGTGCCGTGGAGGCGGCCCGGGCCCATCCCCTGACCGACTCCGCCCGCGTCGCGGCCGTCGGCACCAGCCAGGGCGGCGGCATCACGATCGCGGTGGGCGGCCTGGTCCCCGACCTGGCCGCGGTCGCGCCGGACGTGCCGTTCCTGTGCGACTTCCCGCGCGCGACGACGCTGACGGACCGCGACCCGTACCGCGAGATCGGCAGGTACCTCAAGACGAACCGCGGCCGCACGGAGCAGGTGCAGCGCACGCTGTCCTACTTCGACGGCGTGCACTTCGCCGCCCGCGGGAGCGCTCCCGCGCTCTTCTCCGCGGCCCTCGAGGACCAGACGTGCCCGCCGTCCACCGTCTTCGCCGCCTTCAACGCGTGGGCGCACGCCGACAAGGCGATCGAGGTGTACGACTTCAACGACCACGAGGGCGGCGGCCCCTATCAGGAGGCGGCACAGCTGCGCTGGCTGCCGGACCGTCTTCGATGA
- a CDS encoding alpha-amylase family glycosyl hydrolase, which yields MTSFRPAPAWLADAVFYQIYPQSFADSDGDGIGDFNGIVQRLDHLVWLGVTAVWLNPCFVSPFRDAGYDVSDYLNVAPRYGSADDLAELVDEAGRRGIRVLLDLVAGHTSDEHPWFTASANDPDDHRYIWAPEGRPDGFVTSPGTRPGAYLPNFFDTQPALNFGYGRKNPAEPWRQPVDAAGPRANREALRTIMDHWLGLGLAGFRVDMAASLVKDDPGRTETARIWTELRHWLDTAHPDAVLLSEWGEPEVSVPAGFHTDFFLQFGGATDGLPLRSLWSNGDGTVNEAWDPLDCFFDASGKGSPRPFVEAWRKASDAVGATGFVSLPTANHDFSRLNCGPRTAEQLPAAFAFQLTWPTLPAIYYGDEIGMRYVGGLPDKEGSVLGPRYNRAGSRTPMQWDDGPGAGFSTAPADRLYLPLDPSPDRPTVAAQRADDGSLLHLVRRLVALRASTPALGSGGSVEVLHTGYPFVYVRGGRYLVVVNPQRNEVRCPYDATREARALEASGVRVGNGTIEAEGFSYGVFDLGR from the coding sequence ATGACTTCGTTCCGTCCCGCCCCCGCATGGCTGGCCGACGCCGTCTTCTACCAGATCTATCCGCAGTCGTTCGCCGATTCCGACGGCGACGGCATCGGCGACTTCAACGGGATCGTCCAGCGCCTCGACCACCTCGTGTGGCTGGGCGTCACCGCCGTCTGGCTCAACCCGTGCTTCGTCTCCCCGTTCCGCGACGCGGGGTACGACGTCTCCGACTACCTGAACGTCGCGCCCCGCTACGGCTCGGCCGACGACCTGGCCGAGCTGGTCGACGAGGCGGGCCGCCGAGGTATCCGCGTCCTTCTCGACCTCGTCGCCGGTCACACCTCCGACGAACACCCGTGGTTCACGGCCTCGGCGAACGACCCGGACGACCACCGCTACATCTGGGCGCCCGAGGGCCGCCCGGACGGCTTCGTCACCTCGCCCGGCACCCGTCCGGGCGCGTATCTCCCGAACTTCTTCGACACCCAGCCCGCTCTCAACTTCGGCTACGGTCGCAAGAACCCGGCCGAGCCCTGGCGACAGCCGGTCGACGCCGCGGGCCCGCGCGCCAACCGCGAGGCACTGCGCACGATCATGGACCACTGGCTGGGTCTGGGCCTGGCCGGTTTCCGCGTGGACATGGCGGCATCACTCGTCAAGGACGACCCCGGCAGGACGGAGACGGCCAGGATCTGGACGGAGCTGCGGCACTGGCTGGACACGGCTCACCCGGACGCGGTGCTGCTGTCGGAGTGGGGCGAGCCCGAGGTGTCCGTCCCGGCCGGCTTCCACACGGACTTCTTCCTCCAGTTCGGCGGCGCGACGGACGGCCTGCCCCTGCGCTCGCTGTGGAGCAACGGCGACGGCACGGTCAACGAGGCCTGGGACCCGCTGGACTGCTTCTTCGACGCGAGCGGCAAGGGCTCGCCGCGCCCCTTCGTCGAGGCGTGGCGCAAGGCCTCCGACGCCGTCGGGGCCACCGGCTTCGTCTCCCTGCCCACCGCCAACCACGACTTCTCCCGCCTCAACTGCGGTCCGCGCACGGCCGAGCAGCTCCCCGCGGCGTTCGCCTTCCAGCTGACCTGGCCGACACTGCCGGCGATCTACTACGGCGACGAGATCGGCATGCGCTACGTCGGGGGCCTGCCCGACAAGGAGGGCAGCGTGCTGGGCCCCCGCTACAACCGCGCGGGCTCGCGCACCCCGATGCAGTGGGACGACGGTCCGGGCGCGGGCTTCTCCACGGCCCCGGCCGACCGGCTCTACCTGCCGCTCGACCCGTCCCCGGACCGCCCGACGGTGGCCGCCCAGCGCGCCGACGACGGCTCGCTCCTCCATCTGGTGCGCCGCCTCGTCGCCCTGCGCGCGAGCACCCCCGCACTCGGCTCGGGCGGCTCGGTGGAGGTGCTGCACACGGGGTACCCCTTCGTGTACGTCCGGGGCGGCCGCTATCTCGTGGTCGTCAACCCGCAGCGCAACGAGGTGCGTTGCCCCTACGACGCCACGC
- a CDS encoding class I SAM-dependent methyltransferase: MFSPHGPTLRELAVQALSSVEHGYDLLAPKFDHTPFRTPDSVLEAVEGALEPMGPFDRGLDLCCGTGAGVDVLRTVCREGVTGVDISAGMLAVGREQARAVGQPDVTWVRGDARALPFGPVFDLVVSFGAFGHFLPAELPGLFAQVHSVLRPGGRFAFPVAAPPRPASPWYWALLGFDTAMRVRNALWRPPFVMYYRAFRLGDVRRELVRAGFRVELVALPGFGQRPDGSPRCRMVVATRESGTAGA; the protein is encoded by the coding sequence ATGTTCTCACCGCACGGTCCCACCCTCCGCGAACTGGCCGTTCAGGCCCTGTCGTCCGTCGAGCACGGCTATGACCTGCTCGCACCCAAGTTCGACCACACGCCGTTCCGGACCCCGGACTCGGTCCTGGAAGCGGTCGAGGGTGCCTTGGAGCCGATGGGGCCGTTCGACCGCGGGCTCGACCTGTGCTGCGGCACCGGGGCAGGCGTCGACGTGCTGCGTACGGTGTGCCGGGAAGGCGTCACCGGGGTCGACATCAGCGCGGGGATGCTGGCGGTGGGACGGGAGCAGGCGCGGGCCGTCGGCCAGCCCGACGTCACATGGGTCCGCGGTGATGCCCGCGCGCTGCCGTTCGGCCCCGTGTTCGACCTGGTCGTGAGCTTCGGCGCCTTCGGGCACTTCCTGCCGGCCGAGCTGCCCGGTCTGTTCGCTCAGGTCCACTCCGTGCTGCGGCCCGGCGGGCGGTTCGCGTTCCCCGTCGCGGCCCCGCCGCGCCCCGCCTCGCCCTGGTACTGGGCCCTGCTGGGCTTCGACACGGCGATGCGGGTGCGCAACGCCCTGTGGCGTCCGCCGTTCGTCATGTACTACCGGGCCTTCCGCCTCGGAGACGTACGCCGGGAACTGGTGCGCGCCGGATTCCGGGTGGAGCTCGTCGCCCTGCCCGGGTTCGGACAGCGGCCCGACGGAAGCCCGCGCTGCCGGATGGTCGTGGCCACCCGGGAGAGCGGTACGGCCGGGGCGTGA
- a CDS encoding nuclear transport factor 2 family protein — MSMSRAATAEAARRFVAVWERAWAAHDVDAIVGLYAEDCVHRSMPFREPHRGRAALAEYIRWSFAAERTQDVRFSEPVVGDDGLAVAEFRVLAEEDGTPSTLAGCVFVRFDASGLAVETRDYWHTVTGHKEPTGSMFLR; from the coding sequence ATGAGCATGAGCCGGGCGGCGACGGCCGAGGCGGCCCGGCGGTTCGTGGCGGTGTGGGAGCGGGCCTGGGCGGCGCACGACGTGGACGCGATCGTCGGCCTGTACGCCGAGGACTGCGTCCACCGCTCGATGCCGTTCCGCGAGCCGCACCGGGGCCGCGCCGCACTCGCCGAGTACATCCGCTGGTCGTTCGCGGCCGAGCGGACCCAGGACGTGCGCTTCTCCGAGCCCGTCGTCGGCGACGACGGGCTCGCGGTCGCGGAGTTCCGGGTGCTGGCCGAGGAGGACGGCACGCCCTCGACACTCGCCGGCTGCGTCTTCGTACGCTTCGACGCGAGCGGCCTGGCCGTGGAGACCCGTGACTACTGGCACACCGTCACAGGCCACAAGGAGCCCACCGGTTCGATGTTCCTGAGGTGA